A region of uncultured Anaeromusa sp. DNA encodes the following proteins:
- a CDS encoding clostripain-related cysteine peptidase, protein MTYFMKKASIFKVSLALILSFFLVFAGTGSRAAAAYRSTDTWTIYWYVCGTDLESKSGAASADIQELLKVQLPPNVRVLIQTGGAAEWHTPAISAGAVGRYLYDKDGIHTLQELPDADMGASETLADFLRYGAKNFPADHRVCILWDHGGGSASGVCYDERTRNYMNLNDLRAAFEAAAVPDHDNPPFELIGFDACLMATADVMHDLHGLTRYMVASEEVEPGNGWDYTGWVGALARDPSMNGAALGKAICDTYLAGCEEYGTADAATLSVVDMRGLPKLREAYEAFGAAALRRAEKNPQAFFAAYSRAAGTAESYGGNTREQGYANMVDLGSLSKNSRSLLPEAAENLRQAVKESVVYKVNGPYRRESSGLSGYYSYNGDADNYMAYAKQAAPLLPIKCLYYGLIFGTMPPQAAPYLQGDAAGAAAAISQPEERKKIFDVGLLEDTPVDIDKDGNAFVKLSAAQMENLASVHCQLVFKSKEDDVLLYLGSDADINADWEKGIFKDNFQGNWPMLDGHPIYIEITYEGDGYNLYSVPIKLNGKAGNLQVVYKFEDKAYHILGVRRGIEANGIADRELVPLKAGDAVTTLHYAMTLSGHEEEFQQFEVDTFTIGAQPRIADEAMGDGVYGYCFEFVDPQNKSALSRVVTYTIKNGKIVTSVETNN, encoded by the coding sequence GTGACGTATTTCATGAAGAAAGCATCGATTTTTAAAGTGTCGTTGGCGTTGATTCTGAGCTTCTTTCTCGTTTTTGCCGGTACTGGCAGTCGAGCGGCGGCTGCGTATCGATCTACCGATACGTGGACGATCTATTGGTATGTTTGCGGCACCGATCTAGAAAGCAAAAGCGGCGCGGCTTCTGCGGATATACAGGAGCTGCTGAAGGTACAGCTGCCTCCGAATGTGCGGGTGCTCATTCAGACAGGGGGGGCTGCAGAGTGGCACACGCCGGCCATTTCGGCTGGCGCCGTGGGGCGGTATCTTTATGATAAGGACGGGATTCACACTCTGCAGGAGCTGCCGGACGCCGATATGGGGGCGTCGGAAACTCTGGCGGATTTTCTGCGTTATGGAGCGAAAAACTTTCCCGCGGATCATCGCGTCTGCATTCTCTGGGATCATGGCGGCGGCAGTGCGTCTGGCGTTTGCTATGACGAGCGGACTCGTAACTATATGAACCTGAATGATTTGCGGGCTGCTTTTGAAGCTGCGGCTGTGCCGGATCACGATAATCCGCCTTTCGAGCTTATCGGGTTTGACGCTTGCCTCATGGCGACGGCGGATGTGATGCATGATCTTCATGGTCTTACGCGTTACATGGTAGCCTCCGAAGAGGTTGAACCAGGCAATGGTTGGGATTATACAGGCTGGGTTGGTGCGCTGGCTCGGGATCCGTCCATGAACGGCGCTGCCTTGGGCAAGGCGATTTGTGATACCTATCTTGCGGGCTGCGAAGAGTATGGCACTGCTGATGCGGCGACCCTGTCGGTTGTCGATATGCGCGGACTGCCAAAGCTGCGCGAAGCGTACGAGGCTTTCGGTGCGGCGGCGCTGCGGCGGGCGGAGAAAAACCCGCAGGCTTTCTTTGCGGCTTATTCGCGGGCGGCGGGGACTGCTGAAAGCTATGGCGGCAATACTCGTGAGCAAGGCTATGCGAATATGGTGGATTTAGGGAGTCTTTCGAAGAATTCACGCAGTCTGTTGCCGGAGGCTGCGGAAAATCTGCGGCAAGCGGTAAAGGAAAGCGTAGTGTATAAAGTAAACGGTCCGTATCGCCGCGAAAGCAGCGGGCTTTCGGGCTATTATTCCTACAATGGCGACGCAGATAATTATATGGCTTACGCGAAGCAGGCGGCGCCCTTGCTGCCGATCAAATGTCTTTACTATGGTCTTATTTTCGGGACGATGCCACCCCAAGCGGCGCCCTATTTGCAGGGGGATGCTGCTGGCGCGGCGGCGGCTATTTCGCAACCGGAGGAACGGAAAAAAATCTTTGATGTAGGTCTTCTTGAAGATACGCCGGTAGATATAGACAAAGACGGAAATGCTTTTGTTAAGCTGTCTGCGGCGCAGATGGAGAATCTAGCGTCCGTACATTGTCAGCTTGTTTTCAAGAGCAAAGAGGACGACGTGCTTCTTTATTTGGGAAGCGACGCCGATATTAATGCGGACTGGGAAAAGGGCATCTTCAAAGACAATTTCCAAGGGAACTGGCCGATGCTTGACGGACATCCCATCTATATTGAAATCACGTATGAAGGGGATGGCTATAATCTCTATTCGGTGCCGATTAAGCTTAATGGGAAGGCAGGCAATTTGCAGGTTGTTTATAAATTCGAAGATAAAGCCTACCACATCTTGGGCGTGCGGCGGGGAATTGAGGCGAACGGGATTGCTGACCGGGAGCTTGTACCGCTAAAAGCTGGCGATGCGGTGACTACGCTGCACTATGCGATGACTCTCAGCGGCCACGAGGAAGAGTTCCAGCAGTTTGAGGTAGACACGTTTACCATTGGCGCTCAGCCGCGGATTGCGGACGAGGCGATGGGCGACGGCGTCTATGGGTATTGTTTTGAATTTGTGGACCCGCAAAACAAGAGCGCTCTTTCCCGCGTTGTAACGTATACCATTAAAAACGGTAAAATTGTTACGAGCGTTGAAACGAACAATTGA
- a CDS encoding ShlB/FhaC/HecB family hemolysin secretion/activation protein, producing MKLTGKRQAAGLAALVAAAILGLPWTAEAAPLENKNTTTPGGLKEQSLPPQEMPKPKIEVEPTQAQPGPADATKIHVTHIRVTGQELFGDAELQPLLQESYGKELTLAELEQYARKVSQYFHSKGYLVARTILPPQSIEEGQVELRVLVGRYGKIRVDNQSRFKTTSAEGLLRELRPGEYIREKELERALLLLSDTAGVQSAASLTAGGEPGTADLVVRLTDGPRSNGQLYTDNHGSRYTGKNRMGLNWNFLNVSGQGDSVGVGTILGEDRTDYNLSYQRPLGASGAKWGVSYARQTYSLGDAFASLNADGVSDTWSLFATYPMVRSRDYNLNGRFGYDHKKLEDRIGYVGTSNRKKADVWNLGLNGDSRDSIGGGGYNSFSLSLAYGRLSLESEDAVTNDAEAHTAGNYTKGNLSLYRVQNVNSRLALHLSFAAQAASKNLDSSEKMSLGGPSGVRAYPVNEACGDSGYVATGELRWDLPKPTLQLAAYVDQGHVNANKSPWAGAGVNGRTLSGAGLGLIFSRPGDYALRLDYAWKLSSEDAVAAPDSKERVWIQAVKYF from the coding sequence ATGAAGCTGACAGGAAAAAGACAAGCCGCGGGGTTGGCGGCGTTAGTGGCGGCGGCGATATTGGGGCTGCCGTGGACGGCGGAGGCGGCGCCGCTGGAAAACAAGAATACGACGACTCCGGGCGGGCTGAAAGAGCAGTCGCTGCCGCCGCAGGAGATGCCGAAGCCAAAGATCGAGGTGGAACCGACCCAGGCGCAGCCAGGGCCGGCGGACGCAACAAAGATTCATGTGACGCACATTCGTGTGACGGGGCAGGAGCTGTTCGGCGACGCGGAGCTGCAGCCGTTGCTGCAGGAATCGTACGGCAAGGAGCTGACGCTGGCGGAGCTGGAGCAGTACGCGCGGAAGGTGAGCCAGTATTTTCACAGCAAGGGATATCTGGTGGCGCGGACCATTTTGCCGCCGCAGTCCATTGAAGAAGGCCAGGTGGAGCTGCGGGTGCTGGTGGGGCGCTATGGGAAGATTCGCGTAGATAATCAGTCGCGCTTTAAGACAACTAGCGCCGAAGGGCTGCTGCGGGAGCTGCGCCCAGGGGAGTACATACGAGAAAAAGAATTGGAGCGGGCGCTGTTGCTGCTCAGCGATACGGCGGGCGTGCAGAGTGCGGCCAGCTTAACGGCGGGAGGGGAACCGGGTACGGCGGATTTAGTGGTGCGCTTGACGGACGGACCGCGCAGTAATGGTCAGCTGTACACGGACAATCACGGCAGCCGCTATACCGGCAAGAACCGCATGGGCCTTAACTGGAACTTTTTGAATGTCAGCGGCCAGGGAGACAGCGTGGGGGTGGGTACTATTTTGGGAGAAGACCGCACGGACTATAACCTGTCCTATCAGAGGCCGCTGGGAGCTTCCGGCGCGAAGTGGGGCGTTTCCTATGCGCGGCAGACGTATTCGTTGGGCGATGCTTTCGCCAGTTTGAACGCGGACGGCGTTTCCGATACGTGGAGCCTCTTTGCCACCTATCCGATGGTGCGCTCGCGGGACTACAATCTCAACGGACGGTTTGGCTATGACCATAAGAAGCTGGAGGATCGCATCGGCTATGTAGGTACGAGCAATCGCAAGAAAGCGGATGTGTGGAATCTGGGCCTTAACGGTGACAGCCGCGATTCCATCGGAGGCGGCGGCTACAACAGCTTTTCGTTGAGCTTGGCTTACGGGCGCTTGAGCCTGGAGTCGGAGGATGCGGTTACGAATGACGCGGAGGCGCATACGGCGGGGAATTATACTAAAGGGAATCTTAGCCTGTACCGGGTACAAAACGTGAATTCCCGTTTGGCTCTGCATTTATCGTTTGCGGCACAGGCAGCCAGCAAGAATCTGGATTCGTCGGAAAAGATGTCCTTAGGCGGACCAAGCGGCGTGCGTGCGTATCCGGTGAATGAAGCTTGCGGCGACAGCGGCTATGTGGCGACAGGGGAGCTGCGCTGGGATTTGCCGAAGCCGACGCTGCAACTGGCGGCGTATGTGGATCAGGGCCATGTGAATGCGAACAAGAGTCCTTGGGCTGGAGCGGGCGTGAATGGGCGCACGTTGTCCGGTGCAGGTTTAGGGCTTATTTTCAGCCGTCCCGGGGACTATGCGCTGCGGTTGGATTACGCGTGGAAGCTGAGCTCGGAGGACGCGGTGGCGGCGCCGGACAGCAAGGAGCGTGTCTGGATTCAGGCGGTTAAGTACTTCTAA
- a CDS encoding ABC transporter ATP-binding protein produces MNMLEAEKLVFSAAGRNIIEDLSLQVPAGDVLAIIGPNGAGKSTLLKMLTGQLTPSAGSVRLQGEAVNSLAPSAMAKVLAYVPQGPQAPPDILVRELVSYGRHPHRAWYMGSRAEDEEAVERALERTGLLDLAKRPVGLLSGGERQRAWLALALAQQPQVLLLDEPTTFLDVCHQFELLDLLRRLNEEDNLTVVLVLHEINHALRYAKRVAVVKDGRLEALGSPWDVVTPELLRQVFRVQGEVMADSDGRAVLLMQGLDKENKQESR; encoded by the coding sequence ATGAATATGCTCGAAGCGGAAAAACTGGTTTTTTCCGCGGCTGGACGCAATATTATTGAAGATCTTAGTCTGCAGGTTCCCGCTGGAGATGTGCTGGCCATTATCGGCCCCAATGGCGCAGGGAAAAGCACACTGCTGAAAATGCTTACCGGGCAGTTGACGCCTTCTGCCGGTTCTGTACGTCTGCAAGGGGAGGCGGTGAACTCCCTGGCTCCGTCGGCGATGGCCAAGGTCCTGGCGTATGTGCCGCAGGGGCCGCAAGCGCCGCCGGACATTCTCGTGCGGGAGCTGGTGTCTTATGGTCGGCATCCCCACCGCGCCTGGTACATGGGCAGCCGCGCTGAAGATGAAGAAGCAGTGGAGCGGGCGCTGGAACGCACAGGTCTTTTAGACTTGGCGAAGCGGCCGGTCGGGCTTTTATCCGGCGGCGAGAGGCAGCGGGCCTGGCTGGCGCTGGCGTTGGCGCAGCAGCCGCAGGTGCTGCTTTTAGATGAACCGACCACCTTTTTGGATGTGTGCCATCAGTTTGAGCTGCTGGATCTTCTGCGGCGCTTGAACGAGGAAGACAATCTGACGGTGGTGCTGGTGCTGCATGAAATCAACCATGCTTTGCGTTACGCCAAACGGGTGGCGGTCGTCAAAGACGGGCGCTTGGAGGCGCTGGGTTCTCCCTGGGATGTGGTGACGCCGGAGCTGTTGCGCCAGGTCTTCCGCGTGCAGGGCGAAGTGATGGCTGACAGCGATGGTCGCGCCGTGCTGCTCATGCAGGGGCTGGATAAAGAGAACAAACAGGAGTCGCGATGA
- the cobI gene encoding precorrin-2 C(20)-methyltransferase yields the protein MAGCFCGIGVGPGDPKLLTIRAVECIQAADVIIAPRSEKKEDSRALFIAQSYIKAETQIIKMVFPMVNSSEVQQEAWKENRKVLRELMEQGKKVVFLTLGDPMFYSTYMYVFQELKEAGYEVENVPGIPAFCGISNYLGYPVAEGTSVLTIIPATMEEAELDKTLSTADNVVLMKAYKNVASLIGKLRTAGFSGVLVSNYGLPDQKVSEWEEVERVGAPYLSTILARRA from the coding sequence ATGGCAGGTTGTTTTTGTGGAATCGGCGTAGGGCCTGGGGATCCGAAATTGTTGACCATTCGGGCGGTAGAATGCATTCAAGCGGCAGACGTAATTATTGCGCCTCGTTCGGAGAAAAAAGAAGACAGCCGGGCGCTGTTTATTGCGCAGAGCTATATCAAGGCGGAAACGCAGATTATCAAGATGGTATTCCCCATGGTCAACAGCAGCGAAGTGCAGCAGGAAGCCTGGAAAGAAAACCGCAAGGTGCTGCGCGAGTTGATGGAGCAGGGGAAAAAAGTAGTATTTCTTACCCTGGGCGATCCCATGTTTTACAGCACCTACATGTACGTATTCCAGGAATTGAAGGAAGCCGGCTATGAAGTGGAAAATGTTCCTGGCATTCCCGCTTTCTGCGGTATCAGTAATTATTTAGGCTATCCTGTTGCCGAGGGTACGTCGGTGTTGACGATTATTCCGGCTACTATGGAAGAAGCAGAGCTGGATAAGACACTGTCTACAGCAGACAATGTGGTCCTGATGAAGGCTTATAAAAATGTAGCTTCGCTAATCGGCAAGCTACGTACGGCAGGGTTTAGCGGCGTCTTGGTGAGCAACTACGGCCTGCCGGATCAAAAAGTCAGCGAATGGGAAGAAGTAGAGCGCGTTGGCGCGCCGTACCTATCGACCATCCTGGCACGCAGGGCGTAG
- a CDS encoding YDG domain-containing protein: protein MQRKWKRNWRRDALRRVCAGFLAGALLLSGYSTALAGPEGGTVAAGSATISQNGALTTINQASQKAIINWNSFNIAKGETVRFNQPGAAAIALNRVTGNNASAIYGTLSANGQVFLVNPNGVLFAKGAQVNVGGLAASTLGISDKDFLNGNYQFSGDSSKSVINQGELSAAAKGYIALLGANVANEGVIVAKEGTAALGAGSKVNLDFTGDGLLHMSVDQAAVAALASNKGLIQADGGLVVMSAKSADALAGTVVNNSGVIEAKSVTTKNGVIRLEGGANGTVVNSGTLNASGLEAGQTGGTVKVLGDKVSLTNTSVINASGDAGGGTILAGGNYQGSGTEQRATETNVAAGASLKADAGTSGKGGTVVVWADKTTTFGGTISAKGGSLSGDGGKVETSGKQKLKVADTARVDTTAAKGKTGNWLLDPYNFTVAQNEGEGDITNTALQNALGTSDVTITTTADGPNTVVVDHSGNLPEGNYYGTGDSSENGDIHILAPVTWGSDKTLILSAHRNINIGAAITGNSGGLTLTAGTSGLGGSGNISAEAAVTVKNFNLLGGSWKQLKSNLPAFSATNFSLINATTGQTSSFLRAQGGTGESGDPYMITDVYGLQGIGSSAALRMSSYALANNIVASSTSSWNYDHGFVPIGSYGAAFTGNFNGGGHTISGLTVNRANENGGVSYVGLFGNASMATIANVGLTGGSITGWDKVGGLVGNMQGGSITNCYTTGNVTAFENSWAAYVGGLVGNMQGGSIANSYATGSVKNNRALPSFGANVANSYAGGLAGYMEGTITGSYATGSVIATRDMVGGLVGAINGTITDSYATGSVTGVNKVGGLAGEQSGGSITSSYAAGLVTGTGNDVGGLVGSKTAGSTNNSYWDTQTSGKMTSVGGTGLTSDEMKEAGKYSTWDKSVWYLNGGHTAPLLKSFLTPLTVSVANASKEYTGSVPTVTLVSGSYDSSKLGNALTWAGNGDVGTYGLSGELYTTSQQGYLASYAPNATLTITPKALTISGSHVYDGTTTATGSDFTGGVITGVNGQTLHLSGSGTMAEKNVGARNLTDVSALTLADGSGKASNYTLSGGSVTITPRALTVSFTALDKVYNGNTSAPASTFSLGNTIEDDVVGCRIEGNFSDKNVGANKTVTFNFFLNGPDAGNYSLASITSSASITPATLTITAQANTKIYDGGTSSIVKPEVSGLKTLDGDTITGLTQTYDNKNVGSGKTLTVAGGYTIDDGNNGNNYRVVTVADHSGSISKASLTASLTGTVEKVYDGNPTATLTNDNFSVSGKISGDAVLFTGSGSYDNKNVGNDKSVTVPTYTLDGADAGNYYVSGGITGSVSGKITARALTASVTAANKVYDGTTAASITGGIALGNTVSGDDISATYSSGAFADKNVGDHKTVTLSGIALDGIDKGNYTLAANSITSSASITPATLTITAKSDSKVYDGTTSSMVTPTDYTGLMAGDGLSGLTQTYARKNVLGAGGSTLNVSNYTLNDGNEGRNYTVVKQAASGTITPAAMTASLSGTVEKVYDGTATATLGSANYSLSGRMGTDEVTASGTGSYDSKNVGNRTVTITGLNLVGADAGNYTLSGVTGSVSGSITKAALTLTANDAKKTYDKLSYSGGNGVAGSGFAAGEGLGDLAGTLAYGGNSQGAVEVGKYGISVAGLTSNNYDITFRDGTLTVNKAAMTEPAYIAAVQNSQQSGAVVPQTPTGVSEAPRGAVQTASVRYADGSAGRTLSVSGADVTIGGGLVQVNLGAASSDVAVYTPGGQRAVYRFDAAHSVLSLREEGSVAGAAPSSMAGGGERASFELLDAAGHTARFVLEYYGSGATVTAQNEAARGMLNQQQLLTAAALAAGQDQLGLEAEEMKELLLR from the coding sequence ATGCAACGGAAGTGGAAACGGAATTGGCGCAGGGACGCGCTGCGCCGAGTGTGCGCGGGATTTTTGGCAGGGGCGTTGCTGCTGAGCGGGTATAGCACGGCGCTGGCTGGGCCGGAGGGCGGTACGGTTGCGGCGGGGAGCGCCACGATCAGCCAGAACGGAGCGCTCACGACGATCAACCAGGCGAGCCAAAAGGCGATCATTAATTGGAACAGCTTTAACATTGCCAAAGGGGAGACGGTTCGCTTTAATCAACCCGGAGCTGCGGCCATCGCTTTGAACCGCGTCACTGGCAACAATGCCAGCGCCATCTACGGCACCTTGTCCGCCAACGGCCAGGTGTTCTTGGTCAACCCCAACGGCGTGCTTTTCGCCAAAGGAGCGCAAGTGAACGTAGGGGGCCTGGCGGCGTCGACGCTGGGTATTTCGGATAAAGACTTTTTGAACGGCAACTATCAGTTCAGCGGCGACAGCTCTAAAAGCGTTATCAACCAGGGCGAGTTGTCTGCTGCCGCCAAGGGATACATAGCGCTTCTCGGAGCGAACGTTGCCAACGAAGGAGTCATTGTCGCCAAAGAAGGGACTGCCGCTCTGGGCGCAGGGAGCAAGGTGAATCTCGACTTTACCGGCGACGGTCTGCTGCATATGTCGGTGGACCAGGCTGCCGTAGCGGCGCTGGCGAGCAATAAAGGACTCATTCAGGCCGACGGGGGGCTTGTGGTGATGAGTGCCAAGTCCGCCGACGCGCTGGCGGGAACGGTGGTCAACAATAGCGGTGTCATCGAAGCCAAAAGCGTTACGACTAAAAATGGCGTCATCCGCCTGGAAGGCGGTGCGAACGGCACCGTGGTCAACAGCGGCACGCTCAACGCCTCTGGTCTGGAAGCGGGCCAAACCGGCGGCACCGTGAAGGTGCTGGGGGATAAGGTGTCCCTGACCAATACGTCGGTCATTAACGCCTCCGGCGATGCTGGCGGCGGTACGATTCTCGCGGGTGGCAACTACCAGGGCAGCGGCACGGAGCAGCGGGCTACGGAAACCAACGTGGCCGCGGGAGCGTCCCTTAAAGCTGACGCCGGTACCAGCGGCAAGGGAGGCACGGTGGTCGTCTGGGCCGACAAGACCACCACCTTCGGCGGTACGATTTCCGCCAAAGGTGGCAGCCTTTCTGGCGATGGCGGTAAAGTGGAAACTTCGGGCAAGCAGAAGCTGAAAGTGGCTGATACGGCCCGCGTCGATACCACGGCGGCAAAGGGCAAAACCGGCAACTGGCTTTTGGACCCGTATAATTTTACTGTTGCGCAGAATGAAGGGGAAGGCGACATCACGAACACCGCCTTGCAAAATGCGCTGGGCACTTCCGATGTGACGATTACCACGACTGCTGATGGACCAAACACCGTCGTTGTGGATCACTCTGGTAATTTGCCGGAGGGAAATTATTATGGTACTGGCGATTCCAGTGAGAACGGCGACATCCACATTCTCGCGCCGGTGACCTGGGGCAGTGATAAAACCCTGATTTTGTCGGCGCACCGGAACATCAATATTGGCGCGGCGATTACCGGCAATAGCGGCGGCCTGACGCTGACGGCGGGAACAAGTGGCTTGGGCGGCAGTGGGAACATTAGTGCTGAAGCCGCTGTTACGGTCAAGAACTTTAATCTTCTGGGCGGTTCCTGGAAACAATTGAAGTCAAACCTGCCGGCGTTCTCCGCCACGAACTTCAGTCTTATCAATGCAACCACCGGCCAGACCAGCTCCTTCCTACGGGCGCAGGGCGGCACGGGAGAGAGCGGCGATCCCTACATGATCACCGATGTCTACGGCCTGCAGGGAATCGGCTCCTCAGCGGCCTTGCGGATGAGTTCTTACGCCTTGGCTAACAATATCGTTGCCAGCTCTACCTCTTCATGGAACTACGACCACGGCTTTGTGCCGATCGGCAGTTACGGTGCGGCTTTTACCGGCAACTTCAACGGCGGCGGGCACACCATCAGCGGCTTGACTGTAAACAGGGCAAACGAAAATGGAGGAGTTAGCTATGTCGGACTGTTCGGCAATGCTTCGATGGCGACCATTGCTAATGTGGGCCTGACCGGCGGAAGTATTACGGGCTGGGATAAGGTCGGCGGCCTAGTGGGGAACATGCAGGGCGGCAGCATTACGAACTGCTATACTACGGGCAACGTCACCGCATTCGAAAATAGTTGGGCGGCTTATGTCGGCGGCCTGGTGGGGAACATGCAGGGCGGCAGCATTGCGAACAGCTACGCTACAGGGAGCGTCAAGAACAATAGAGCCCTACCCAGTTTCGGTGCGAACGTGGCAAACTCTTACGCCGGGGGTCTGGCGGGGTACATGGAGGGAACTATCACGGGCAGCTACGCTACCGGCAGCGTTATTGCAACGCGCGATATGGTCGGCGGCCTAGTGGGGGCCATAAATGGAACTATTACGGACAGCTACGCCACGGGCAGCGTGACCGGCGTGAACAAGGTCGGCGGCTTGGCGGGCGAGCAAAGTGGCGGCAGCATCACAAGCAGCTACGCCGCGGGCCTTGTAACAGGGACGGGAAATGATGTCGGCGGTCTGGTGGGAAGCAAGACTGCAGGCAGCACCAATAACAGCTATTGGGATACCCAGACGAGCGGAAAAATGACCAGCGTTGGCGGCACCGGCCTGACCTCCGACGAGATGAAGGAGGCCGGCAAATACAGCACCTGGGACAAGTCTGTTTGGTATCTCAATGGCGGACATACGGCGCCGCTCCTTAAAAGCTTTTTGACGCCCTTGACGGTGTCAGTGGCAAACGCTTCGAAAGAGTATACTGGCAGCGTGCCGACTGTGACTTTAGTAAGCGGCAGCTATGATTCGTCCAAGCTAGGAAATGCTCTGACCTGGGCGGGCAATGGCGATGTCGGTACCTACGGTTTAAGCGGCGAATTATACACCACCAGCCAGCAAGGCTATCTAGCCAGCTACGCCCCAAATGCCACGCTGACCATTACGCCGAAGGCCCTAACTATCAGCGGCAGCCATGTCTATGACGGTACGACAACAGCCACAGGGTCTGATTTTACGGGCGGCGTTATTACCGGCGTAAACGGACAGACGCTGCACCTTTCCGGCTCGGGGACAATGGCAGAAAAGAACGTGGGGGCGCGAAACCTTACGGATGTAAGCGCTTTAACGCTGGCAGACGGCAGTGGCAAGGCGTCCAATTACACCCTGTCCGGCGGTAGCGTGACCATTACTCCCCGCGCCCTGACAGTCAGCTTCACTGCTCTGGATAAGGTGTATAACGGCAACACCTCCGCCCCCGCCTCCACCTTCAGCTTGGGCAATACGATTGAGGACGACGTGGTTGGCTGCCGCATCGAAGGCAATTTCAGCGACAAGAACGTCGGCGCCAACAAGACGGTCACTTTCAACTTCTTCTTGAACGGTCCCGATGCCGGCAACTACTCCCTGGCGAGTATCACCTCTAGCGCTAGCATTACCCCGGCGACCTTGACTATCACGGCGCAAGCCAATACCAAGATCTATGACGGCGGCACGAGCTCTATTGTCAAACCGGAGGTGAGCGGCCTCAAGACCCTTGATGGCGACACCATCACCGGCCTAACCCAGACGTATGACAACAAAAACGTCGGCAGCGGCAAAACGTTGACCGTAGCTGGCGGCTACACTATCGATGATGGAAACAACGGAAACAATTACCGGGTCGTCACCGTAGCCGACCATAGCGGTTCGATAAGCAAAGCGTCGTTGACGGCCTCTTTGACAGGAACCGTAGAGAAGGTCTATGACGGCAACCCCACGGCGACGCTGACGAATGATAATTTTAGCGTGAGCGGTAAAATTTCTGGCGATGCAGTGCTTTTCACCGGGAGCGGCAGTTATGATAATAAGAATGTCGGAAATGATAAAAGCGTAACTGTACCGACCTATACACTAGATGGTGCGGACGCGGGAAATTATTACGTGAGCGGCGGTATCACCGGCAGTGTCAGCGGCAAGATCACCGCTCGCGCCCTGACGGCCAGCGTCACTGCGGCGAACAAGGTTTATGACGGAACAACCGCCGCCAGCATTACCGGCGGGATTGCTTTGGGCAATACCGTTAGCGGCGACGATATCAGCGCTACCTACAGCAGCGGCGCCTTTGCAGACAAAAACGTCGGCGACCATAAAACGGTTACCCTAAGCGGTATCGCTCTTGACGGGATTGATAAGGGTAACTACACGTTGGCGGCGAACAGCATCACCTCTAGCGCCAGCATTACCCCGGCAACGCTGACCATCACCGCCAAGTCAGACAGTAAAGTATACGACGGTACAACTAGCTCAATGGTGACGCCGACCGACTATACCGGTCTGATGGCTGGCGACGGCTTGAGCGGTCTGACGCAGACTTATGCGAGGAAAAACGTGTTGGGCGCAGGCGGCAGCACGCTGAATGTCAGTAACTACACCTTGAACGATGGCAATGAGGGCAGAAACTATACGGTGGTCAAGCAAGCGGCTAGCGGCACGATTACCCCGGCGGCGATGACCGCTTCCTTGAGCGGCACGGTGGAGAAAGTCTACGATGGTACTGCCACGGCGACGCTGGGCAGCGCCAATTATAGCTTGAGCGGTCGTATGGGAACCGATGAGGTAACCGCTTCCGGCACGGGCAGCTATGACAGTAAGAACGTAGGCAACCGCACGGTAACCATTACGGGGCTAAACCTTGTCGGTGCGGATGCGGGCAACTATACCTTGAGCGGCGTTACTGGCAGCGTCAGCGGCAGCATTACAAAAGCGGCGCTGACCCTCACCGCTAACGACGCGAAGAAAACCTATGATAAGCTGTCCTACAGCGGCGGCAACGGCGTGGCCGGCAGCGGCTTTGCCGCTGGCGAAGGCCTGGGGGATCTAGCTGGGACGCTGGCATACGGCGGCAATTCGCAGGGAGCCGTTGAAGTAGGGAAGTACGGTATTTCCGTGGCTGGCTTAACGTCGAATAACTATGACATTACCTTCCGCGACGGCACGCTGACAGTGAATAAGGCGGCCATGACTGAACCTGCGTATATCGCGGCGGTGCAAAATTCGCAGCAAAGCGGTGCAGTGGTCCCGCAAACCCCAACTGGCGTCAGCGAAGCGCCGCGCGGCGCAGTGCAGACAGCCAGTGTACGTTATGCGGACGGCTCTGCGGGACGGACGCTGAGTGTCAGCGGCGCAGACGTGACGATCGGCGGCGGGCTGGTACAGGTAAACCTGGGAGCTGCCAGCAGCGACGTGGCGGTATATACGCCAGGAGGACAAAGAGCGGTGTATCGCTTTGATGCGGCGCATAGCGTCTTGTCTTTGCGTGAAGAAGGCAGTGTTGCAGGGGCTGCGCCTTCTTCGATGGCAGGAGGCGGGGAGAGAGCATCATTTGAGCTACTGGATGCGGCAGGCCATACAGCGAGGTTCGTCTTGGAGTATTACGGGTCCGGCGCGACGGTAACGGCGCAGAATGAGGCGGCCCGAGGGATGCTGAACCAGCAGCAGCTGCTTACGGCGGCAGCGCTGGCAGCAGGGCAGGACCAGTTGGGTCTGGAAGCCGAAGAAATGAAAGAGCTGCTCTTGCGGTAA